A stretch of Kazachstania africana CBS 2517 chromosome 7, complete genome DNA encodes these proteins:
- the PAM17 gene encoding Pam17p (similar to Saccharomyces cerevisiae PAM17 (YKR065C); ancestral locus Anc_1.196), which produces MFLSNSLRATRKGLTSPLCRNLVARSSAIRLISTAEPDSLTWTDFFKLRKQERRINVGSSIFTALVGCNISWAYLSNMEIDPTQMILGFDPLVVISAGLIASGCIGYLFGPLIGTQVFSLKNKQALTDFNLKNKEFLKHIIRNRVDASSQSFSNPVPDYYGEKIGSVREYRQWLRDCHSYQRKAKEFL; this is translated from the coding sequence ATGTTTTTATCTAATTCATTACGCGCAACAAGAAAAGGCTTAACATCTCCTTTATGTAGAAATCTAGTTGCTAGATCTTCTGCAATTAGACTAATTAGTACTGCAGAACCAGATAGTTTAACATGGActgatttttttaaattgagGAAACAAGAGCGCAGAATAAACGTAGGCTCTTCCATATTCACGGCTCTAGTTGGTTGTAACATTTCATGGGCCTACTTATCAAATATGGAGATCGATCCAACTCAGATGATCCTGGGTTTTGACCCATTAGTGGTAATATCAGCTGGTTTGATAGCATCTGGTTGCATCGGTTATTTATTTGGCCCATTGATAGGCACACAAGTATTTAGTTTAAAGAATAAGCAAGCATTGactgatttcaatttgaaaaataaggAGTTCTTGAAGCATATAATTAGAAATAGAGTCGATGCTTCATCCCAAAGTTTTAGTAACCCTGTACCTGATTATTATGGTGAAAAAATCGGTTCAGTTCGTGAATATAGACAGTGGTTAAGAGATTGTCATTCTTATCAGAGGAAAGCCAAGgaatttttataa
- the RPA34 gene encoding DNA-directed RNA polymerase I subunit RPA34 (similar to Saccharomyces cerevisiae RPA34 (YJL148W); ancestral locus Anc_1.201), which produces MSRLSKEYVSDSDVESDDNGQVFVAPADYKKCKHLKKFPVDRLKDLRKSNSEIWLINFPASLDISKLKTLPVTDNGSTSVKVSESLYEIEQNAKDAVENLSVLIPDDDRESLVVLNNKKDANVKFDKVFTISESKDIPDVDVEKLKVSRKDVPQVDGLIMRHFATGYDAKDFDVTENVSTETKSSKKRHHHDTDDSPKKKKKDKKKKDKK; this is translated from the coding sequence ATGTCCAGATTGTCTAAGGAGTATGTTTCAGATTCCGACGTGGAGTCTGACGATAATGGTCAGGTCTTTGTTGCGCCAGCTGATTACAAGAAATGcaaacatttgaaaaaatttccagTGGATAGATTGAAAGACTTGAGAAAATCAAATAGTGAAATATGGCTGATTAATTTCCCTGCTAGTCTAGATAtctcaaaattgaagaCGCTTCCCGTCACCGATAATGGGTCCACGTCCGTTAAAGTTTCCGAATCCCTATATGAAATTGAACAGAATGCTAAAGATGCTGTAGAAAATTTAAGTGTATTGATTCCTGATGACGATAGAGAATCTCTGGTAGTATTGAACAATAAGAAAGATGCCAATGTCAAATTCGACAAAGTGTTCACTATCAGTGAGTCTAAGGATATTCCTGACGTTGATgtggaaaaattaaaagtaTCACGTAAAGATGTTCCACAAGTTGATGGTCTTATTATGAGACATTTTGCTACAGGCTACGATGCTAAGGATTTCGATGTCACCGAAAATGTTTCAACAGAGAccaaatcttcaaagaaacGTCATCATCACGATACTGATGATTctccaaagaagaagaaaaaagataagaagaagaaagacaaaaaaTAG
- the CCP1 gene encoding cytochrome-c peroxidase (similar to Saccharomyces cerevisiae CCP1 (YKR066C); ancestral locus Anc_1.194), whose protein sequence is MSTARILNPFFTRTFSKRSVYLFSAATATFAVAATATNEKQQRQGGHWNFNWNKKWLLSTAPIVHMAQEIKDKSEKDYQEVYNAIAVKLREEDEFDGYIGYGPVLTRLAWHSSGTWDKNNNTGGSFGGTYQFQKESNDPSNKGLHNGAEFLAPIHKQFPWLSHGDLYTLGGVVAIQELQGPVIPWRPGRVDLPEDMTPDNGRLPDAVYGADYVRNFFKRLDLNDQEVVALMGAHCLGRTHLQNTGFDGPWGAASNTFTNEFFLNLLNENWKLEKNEAKNMQWNSPKGYMMLPTDHALIEDDKYMAYVKLYATNNDKFFEDFAKAFKKLLEGGITFPQSTPTYRFETLDSQGL, encoded by the coding sequence ATGTCTACGGCTAGAATATTGAATCCATTTTTCACGAGAACTTTCTCTAAGAGATCGGTGTACTTGTTTTCTGCTGCTACTGCTACGTTTGCTGTTGCTGCTACTGCTACTAACGAAAAGCAACAGAGACAAGGAGGCCACTGGAATTTCAACTGGAACAAGAAATGGTTATTGAGTACTGCTCCTATCGTGCATATGGCACAGGAAATCAAAGATAAGTCAGAAAAGGACTATCAGGAGGTTTATAATGCGATTGCTGTGAAACTAAGGgaggaagatgaatttgatgGCTACATTGGCTATGGTCCCGTCTTGACCCGTTTGGCATGGCACTCTTCTGGTACTTGGGATAAAAACAATAACACAGGAGGTTCCTTCGGTGGTACTTACCAGTTTCAAAAGGAATCAAATGATCCTTCCAATAAAGGTTTACACAACGGAGCGGAATTCTTGGCACCAATTCATAAACAGTTCCCATGGTTATCTCACGGTGATCTTTACACTTTGGGTGGTGTCGTTGCAATCCAGGAGTTACAAGGCCCTGTGATCCCATGGAGACCTGGTAGAGTAGACCTACCGGAGGATATGACCCCTGATAATGGTAGATTACCGGATGCCGTGTACGGTGCTGATTACGtgagaaatttcttcaagaGACTAGATTTGAATGATCAGGAAGTCGTCGCCTTGATGGGTGCTCATTGTCTAGGTAGAACTCATCTCCAAAATACCGGTTTCGACGGTCCATGGGGTGCCGCATCAAATACTTTCACTAATGAATTCTtcttaaatttattaaacgaaaattggaaattagagaaaaatgaagcaAAAAATATGCAATGGAACTCTCCAAAGGGTTACATGATGTTGCCGACCGATCATGCTTTAATCGAAGACGATAAATACATGGCCTATGTGAAATTGTATGCAACCAATAACgataaattctttgaagaCTTCGCCAAGGCATTCAAGAAGCTGTTAGAAGGTGGAATTACCTTCCCACAATCAACCCCAACCTACCGCTTCGAGACCCTGGATAGTCAAGGACTATGA
- the TFA2 gene encoding transcription factor TFIIE subunit TFA2 (similar to Saccharomyces cerevisiae TFA2 (YKR062W); ancestral locus Anc_1.202), translating to MSNNQKNNDPLLANLNAFKSKVKTAPVLPAARIASPLRKRLASQVKQEEEQDKKLSSDDDIKVIKEERTNITNSPSKETPEVMDLVSEDEYDDSPSKKVRPGSIAAAALLASQSNISKSHDSSKLLWATEYIQKKGKPVLLNELMDYLSLKPNDKVLELLKKLEKIQFDAKKNTFKYISTYDVHSASELLALLRSQVTFKGISCKELKDGWPQCDETINQLEEENKILVLRTKKDKTPRFVWYNNGGDLDRIDEEFVKTWENIQLPQFAELPRKLQDLGLKPASVDPATIKRQTAKVEVKKKRQRKGKITNTHMAGILKDYSHKV from the coding sequence ATGAGTAACAATcagaaaaataatgacCCTTTGTTAGCTAACTTGAATGCATTCAAGAGCAAAGTTAAGACGGCACCTGTTTTACCCGCAGCTAGAATTGCTAGTCCGTTAAGAAAGAGACTAGCTTCTCAAGTGAAACAGGAAGAAGAACAGGATAAAAAACTATCAAGTGATGACGACATCAAGGTAATAAAAGAGGAGAGAACTAACATTACCAATTCACCATCGAAGGAAACTCCCGAGGTGATGGATTTGGTATCGGAAGATGAATATGACGACTCTCCATCCAAGAAAGTTAGACCAGGTTCTATCGCTGCAGCTGCCTTGTTAGCATctcaatcaaatatttcaaaaagtcaCGATTCCTCTAAATTATTATGGGCTACTGAATacattcaaaagaaagGTAAACCTGTGCTATTGAATGAGTTGATGGATTATCTTTCATTGAAACCAAACGACAAAGTCTtggaattattgaaaaaattagaaaagataCAATTTGACGCTAAGAAGaatactttcaaatatatttctACTTATGATGTGCATTCAGCTTCGGAGTTATTGGCTCTATTAAGATCACAGGTTACATTTAAGGGTATTTCATgtaaagaattgaaagatggaTGGCCACAATGTGATGAAACAATAAATCAACTGGAGGAGGAAAATAAGATACTTGTGTTGAGAACTAAAAAGGACAAAACACCAAGATTCGTTTGGTATAATAATGGGGGAGATCTAGACagaattgatgaagaatttgtcAAGACATGGGAGAATATTCAATTACCACAATTTGCGGAATTACCAAGAAAGTTGCAAGATTTAGGTTTGAAGCCTGCTAGTGTCGATCCTGCTACGATTAAGAGACAAACTGCTAAAGTGGAAgtcaagaagaagagacaAAGAAAGGGTAAGATTACTAATACACATATGGCAGGTATCCTAAAAGATTATTCCCATAAAGTGTAG
- the OAF3 gene encoding Oaf3p (similar to Saccharomyces cerevisiae YKR064W; ancestral locus Anc_1.199), whose translation MKTATGLARRRKRGTVVCTNCRKRKSRCDRQLPCNTCMRLGNSETCEYENKLNPNTSSIRVSFAPKIERVKKQDKFIPSTLFGSSSKYVKVSDSVVQPAPSKDFYHDIPEYINLIPSGDYIETKRSAISQFCLFMDTSAEHRDPYLKAMVRFRSIAITKSMKKLGVPLHKNEKRSTNGLPRSFLPLFTFDADDMERVAHDDSLDEQTKHYYKFHKSLFDKFAEYRENDSVKFTEKNFQPRLFIPNDELFLEEVLPFFDTHISNLCPIFDIRSLRTEITAMYTRLKSNPDLSVKVFDHIVYCIVLLITVLVQLSITFSRDLKVINSDFAKEILAIDTSKYIAIVNHYIYQSKSFRKCTLLQLQLMILLRFYNWCAPEDGDGNEAQHSRILMGTIIACCKELGIDWKVLNSEQFFFDISNGTRPSIKVMGKNEYVELYRLIWGFVLSWDRKMGFVNGQECYIGKSLLYSPKKLVPGSWHLKMVQLDHIMLQINNLINDTPSNVNKTELMKLLETLKVEFLNLKNLSRPEDSALNFEFEWTLDLFSLSILHAMMISYEYSMHHVKFHETMQLLWDHILHLAQKCYLYINEVEEAVSPHPFMRFYTNRIVELVNSKLCVLVPAFILRLYRFEKMNFNSRNLMTRFLFDVSSMCFNEFGAVYFRCFKRMFAAKITYKFLNRPEDKDPWDIILKFLDYEFRNGKGDLDSEKNLKTKLKDLIPEIFKVSKIKASSATVKDLTQIWNSQICPIEQYDSQFELNLHEDTVNQFLGIKKYHETFNIFTSFYDHASSQLASDTDNVNTHTTNSMEQIDTNKTVPIPSQILSSESTSISGHLSPDQELEDGSGSFTNLNLLEEIFDPLDFMSYF comes from the coding sequence ATGAAGACTGCAACAGGTCTAGCAAGGAGGCGTAAAAGAGGAACAGTGGTATGTACAAACTGcaggaaaaggaaaagtAGATGTGACAGACAACTTCCATGCAACACCTGCATGAGATTAGGTAATTCTGAAACATGTGAATACGAAAATAAGCTAAATCCTAATACGTCCTCTATAAGAGTTTCATTTGCTCCCAAGATTGAAAGAGTGAAGAAACAGGATAAGTTCATACCCTCCACTCTATTTGGAAGCTCCTCTAAATATGTGAAAGTATCTGATTCCGTTGTCCAACCTGCTCCTTCTAAGGACTTCTACCATGACATCCCggaatatatcaatttaaTTCCTTCTGGTGACTATATTGAAACGAAACGGTCTGCTATAAGCCAATTTTGTTTGTTTATGGACACATCAGCAGAACATAGGGATCCTTACTTGAAAGCTATGGTTAGATTCAGATCAATTGCAATTACAAAATCTATGAAAAAACTTGGAGTACCACTACACAAGAATGAGAAACGTAGTACAAACGGGCTTCCTAGGTCTTTTCTACCGCTATTTACTTTTGATGCTGATGACATGGAACGAGTTGCCCATGATGATTCACTCGATGAACAAACAAAGCATTACTataaatttcataaatCCTTATTTGATAAGTTTGCAGAGTATAGAGAAAATGACTCTGTAAAGTTCACAGAAAAAAACTTCCAACCAAGATTATTCATTCCCAATGACGAACTCTTCTTAGAAGAAGTTTTACCCTTTTTTGATACTCATATATCCAATTTATGTCccatttttgatatcaGGTCCCTAAGGACTGAGATTACTGCGATGTATACGCGACTCAAGAGCAATCCCGATTTATCAGTGAAGGTATTTGATCATATCGTTTACTGTATCGTACTGCTGATTACAGTGCTCGTACAATTGTCAATTACTTTTTCTAGAGATCTGAAAGTTATCAACAGTGATTTTGCTAAAGAGATACTTGCTATTGATACCTCAAAATATATTGCAATTGTTAACCACTATATTTACcaatcaaaatcatttagaaaatgtactcttcttcaattacAGCTTATGATTTTACTTAGGTTTTATAATTGGTGTGCACCAGAAGATGGGGATGGGAATGAAGCTCAACACAGCCGCATTTTAATGGGTACAATAATAGCGTGCTGTAAGGAACTTGGCATTGATTGGAAAGTCCTGAACTCAgaacaatttttctttgatatctCTAACGGGACCAGGCCTAGTATCAAAGTAATGGGCAAGAATGAATATGTCGAATTGTATAGGCTTATATGGGGGTTTGTTCTTTCCTGGGACAGGAAGATGGGGTTTGTAAACGGTCAAGAATGCTACATCGGTAAATCTTTATTGTACAGTCCAAAAAAGTTAGTGCCGGGCTCATGgcatttgaaaatggtCCAATTAGATCATATCATGCTCCAAATTAACAATCTAATAAATGACACGCCTTCTAATGTTAATAAAACTGAGTTGATGAAACTTCTCGAGACATTAAaagttgaatttttgaatttgaaaaatttatcaagacCAGAAGACAGTGCGctaaattttgaatttgaatggACACTGGATCTTTTCAGCTTGTCAATATTACACGCAATGATGATTTCTTATGAGTATAGTATGCACCATGTGAAATTTCATGAAACCATGCAACTATTGTGGGATCATATCTTGCATTTAGCGCAAAAATGCtacttatatataaacgaagttgaagaagctGTATCGCCTCATCCCTTTATGAGATTTTACACCAACAGAATAGTGGAGTTAGTTAATAGTAAATTGTGTGTCTTAGTGCCAGCATTTATCTTGAGGCTTTACCGGTTTGAAAAgatgaatttcaattcaagaaaCTTGATGACACGATTTTTGTTTGATGTATCATCTATGtgttttaatgaatttggGGCAGTTTATTTCAGGTGTTTCAAGAGAATGTTTGCTGCAAAGATAACTTATAAGTTTCTAAATAGGCCAGAGGATAAAGATCCATGGgacattattttgaaatttttggacTATGAGTTTCGAAATGGAAAGGGGGATTTAGACTCTGAAAAGAACTTAAAAACCAAATTGAAGGATTTAATTccagaaatttttaaagttAGTAAAATTAAAGCAAGTAGTGCTACGGTCAAGGACTTAACTCAGATTTGGAATTCGCAGATATGTCCGATCGAGCAATACGATTCtcaatttgaattgaatCTTCACGAAGACACTGTAAATCAATTCTTAGGTATTAAAAAGTATCACGAAACATTCAACATATTCACTTCATTCTATGATCACGCAAGTTCACAGTTAGCTAGTGATACAGATAATGTAAATACTCATACCACTAACAGTATGGAACAGATTGATACTAACAAAACGGTACCCATTCCGTCGCAAATTCTGTCATCAGAAAGTACGTCCATATCAGGTCATCTTTCGCCCGATCAAGAACTTGAAGATGGAAGCGGCAGTTTCACAAATTTGAACCTGTTGGAAGAGATATTTGATCCATTAGATTTTATGTCCTATTTTTAA
- the LAS1 gene encoding rRNA-processing protein LAS1 (similar to Saccharomyces cerevisiae LAS1 (YKR063C); ancestral locus Anc_1.200) → MVHARIVPWADTEELEQLKNWFYTDDSSSRRRAIGKVKAYQSKGSQYLPHVIDSTAQLTSAILLDEETNRATDTNVIKLSYTMALIRFVNGILDPNQRAQFAIPLHIVAKNVGLSSWFVDLRHWGTHERELPGLDMLRVACREALVWLWDHYWNDDAVDENESSEDEDDRRVKDVDTEGIESNRKRLEELISSWPHFLSIFRENKSYWQDDTKLISSSNFVIEERKQNNRNRKETAEEKMSNYISGWRDAWKCFSNEKSIFIEVFMKHYNSLLFHLLMLKLNTFDIEVFKWIMVDYKEHLGDTKNNSCLKKWFNKWDDLEKNLIRKLVKYVNVKNVISSWNEWDQAIEEHPSYLMVGLCARLLLRVEELGSNSNDWRKKKKRKQSDNRHLVKSRLQEHIKSLSEKYSDTEKAVYELTRDEKSNKVKLTSSTNDILGDLNNLKKRMENSMSSSTDEKPIPETDEDLKDDAKLWEEISDWKPKPFGVL, encoded by the coding sequence ATGGTTCATGCAAGGATAGTGCCATGGGCTGACACTGAGGAATTAGAACAACTGAAGAATTGGTTCTATACGGACGATTCGAGTTCACGCCGTAGGGCAATCGGGAAAGTAAAAGCATATCAAAGCAAAGGTTCACAGTATCTTCCACACGTAATTGATTCTACGGCACAATTGACGAGTGCCATTCTATTGGATGAAGAAACAAACCGTGCGACAGACACGAATGTCATTAAGCTGTCGTACACCATGGCATTAATTAGATTTGTTAATGGGATATTGGATCCGAACCAAAGAGCTCAATTTGCTATTCCCTTGCATATAGTGGCCAAGAATGTTGGTTTAAGTTCGTGGTTTGTTGACTTGAGACATTGGGGTACGCACGAGAGGGAGCTACCTGGACTAGACATGCTGCGAGTGGCATGTAGGGAAGCACTGGTGTGGTTATGGGATCATTATTGGAATGACGATGCCgtggatgaaaatgaaagcagtgaagatgaagatgatagGCGAGTAAAAGACGTTGACACGGAGGGAATAGAATCTAACCGGAAGAGACTGGAAGAATTAATCTCTTCGTGGCCACATTTTCTGTCTATATTCAGGGAAAATAAATCGTATTGGCAAGATGATACAAAATTAATCAGTAGTTCGAATTTTGTCATTGAAGAACGTAAGCAAAACAATAGAAATAGGAAGGAAACCGcagaagaaaagatgaGTAACTATATCAGTGGATGGAGAGATGCGTGGAAGTGTTTCAGTAATGAGAAATCCATCTTCATTGAGGTTTTCATGAAACATTATAATTCTCTGCTGTTCCATTTACTTATGTTGAAATTGAACacatttgatattgaagtATTTAAATGGATAATGGTGGATTACAAGGAACATCTTGGTGATACGAAGAACAACTCCTGcttgaaaaaatggtttAATAAATGGGATGATTTAGAGAAGAATCTTATTAGAAAACTTGTGAAGTACGTTAATGTAAAAAATGTGATATCTTCATGGAACGAATGGGACCAAGCTATTGAAGAACATCCATCTTATCTGATGGTGGGACTATGTGCGAGATTATTGCTTCGAGTAGAAGAATTAGGTAGTAATAGTAATGATtggagaaagaagaagaagagaaaacaATCAGATAATAGACATCTTGTTAAATCGAGACTTCAAGAACATATCAAAAGTTTATCAGAGAAGTATAGTGATACTGAAAAAGCGGTTTATGAGTTAACTAGAGATGAAAAGTCCAATAAGGTCAAGCTGACATCAAGCACGAACGATATTCTTGGcgatttgaataatttgaagaaaaggatgGAAAATTCGATGTCTTCATCAACCGATGAGAAACCGATACCAGAGACGGATGAAGATCTCAAAGACGATGCTAAATTATGGGAAGAGATTTCCGATTGGAAACCGAAACCATTTGGAGTTTTATAG
- the VPS35 gene encoding retromer subunit VPS35 (similar to Saccharomyces cerevisiae VPS35 (YJL154C); ancestral locus Anc_1.193) yields MSYSDSLDQAITTVKQQSILVQRSLAQRKLMDALRYSSIMLTELRNPKLLPKQYYELYIMIYDALTVLSNYLFENHPKKHHLADLYELVQYAGNVIPRLYLMITVGTTYLKCPDAPTNEILKDMLEMCRGVQNPIRGLFLRYYLSQRTKELLPENEVALNSQFIITNFIEMNKLWVRLQHQGPLREREQRTKERKELQILVGSQLVRLSQVIDDNLTMYKDQILPIILEQIVQCRDIVCQEYLFDIICQVFPDEFHLNTLDTLLETTLLLNTDISVNKLISTLVERLNGYLKRIEQQEITNQSKVDVFDVFWNYLNKLNEERPDLSISQMVSLIEIVLNLNLHWFPNNFENLNKVYELISTKCNDFDNNIPKETEFVFLNILTLQNFDFLDSNFYFKLVIECPAYSSLLSSQNSNLQTAAINKLLDVFITADNFVIDSKTQLESFLKLCEPLIKMKLKRALANESSPTNQSSNHPMDPFVVKNSTNVGQSGVSEEKQKISRENIDDLLSFDPNQEKLSKFIHILFNSVLKSTTFKKLESQVEILLIIKNWLYKGGKNITFTYPSVITNFWRLIRKASLFMNKIPKKKPYYENVIKQNFKYISRCTTEMFNICGAQSNDQVFKIILQTASLADQLEFGEIAYDFFSQAFTIFEECLTDSTTQFQELIYMAQILQRTRSLYKEDYYDSLIVRSTLHGSKLLKKQDQCRAVYLCSHLWWATEISSLGEEEGVTEDFFRDGKRVLECLQRSLRSADSIMDNVQSCELMVEILNRCLYYFIHGEEYETHVTVNYINGLIELIKTNLKSLKLGEEAQLSELRIDDNPRNVTKNTLVNGSDGNYVQIGDNNMNTTSTVLNPQSKLLRVSDLIQVPIQHFHRTCKYIVNQRDIDPRFETIVV; encoded by the coding sequence ATGTCATACTCAGATTCGCTAGATCAGGCAATTACAACGGTCAAACAACAGAGCATCCTAGTGCAACGTAGTTTAGCTCAACGTAAACTGATGGATGCACTACGTTACTCTTCAATCATGTTAACTGAACTTCGTaatccaaaattattaccaAAACAATACTATGAATTGTATATCATGATATATGACGCTTTGACTGTTCTATCAAACTATTTGTTCGAAAACCATCCAAAGAAACATCATCTGGCCGATTTATATGAATTGGTCCAATATGCTGGTAACGTCATACCAAGACTTTACCTTATGATCACTGTCGGTACCACATACTTAAAATGCCCCGATGCCCCCACAAATGAGATACTGAAAGACATGCTCGAAATGTGTCGTGGTGTTCAGAATCCAATAAGAGGCTTATTTTTAAGGTACTATCTATCGCAAAGAACAAAGGAATTGTTACCTGAAAATGAAGTGGCTTTGAATTCTCAGTTCATAATtacaaatttcattgaaatgaataaattatgGGTTAGATTACAACACCAAGGCCCTTTAAGAGAAAGAGAACAACGTAcaaaggaaagaaaagaattacaGATCCTCGTCGGGTCCCAATTGGTTCGTCTTTCTCAGGTAATAGATGATAATCTAACAATGTATAAGGATCAGATTTTACCCATTATATTAGAACAAATCGTACAATGCCGAGATATTGTATGTCAAGAATATCTATTCGACATCATTTGTCAAGTCTTCCCTGATGAATTCCATTTAAATACATTAGACACCCTCTTGGAGACAACTCTACTATTGAATACAGATATCTCCGTCAATAAGTTGATTTCGACATTAGTTGAGCGACTAAATGGttatttgaaaaggatTGAACAACAGGAGATCACTAACCAAAGTAAAGTGGATGTCTTTGACGttttttggaattatttgaataaactaaatgaagaaagacCTGACCTATCAATTTCTCAAATGGTTTCCTTGATTGAAATCGTactaaatttaaatttacaCTGGTTTCcgaataattttgaaaatttgaacaaagTTTATGAACTCATTTCAACGAAATGTAATGATTTTGACAACAATATCCCGAAGGAGACAGAATTTGTGTTCTTAAATATACTAACactacaaaattttgactTCCTCGATAGTAAtttctatttcaaattggtAATAGAGTGTCCCGCATATAGTAGCTTACTCTCTTCACAAAATAGCAATTTACAAACTGCAGCGATTAATAAGTTGCTAGATGTCTTTATTACAGCAGATAACTTTGTCATAGACTCTAAGACTCAGTTAGAAAGTTTCTTAAAACTCTGTGAACCTTTgatcaaaatgaaattgaaaagagcGTTGGCTAATGAAAGTAGTCCTACCAACCAATCTTCCAACCATCCAATGGACCCTTTTGTCGTTAAGAATAGTACAAATGTTGGTCAATCAGGTGTATCAGAGgagaaacagaaaatatcaagagaaaatattgacGATTTATTAAGTTTCGATccaaatcaagaaaaattgtcAAAATTCATTCAcatattattcaattcagTATTAAAATCTAccactttcaaaaaattggaatctCAAGTCGAGATACTTTTGATTATCAAGAATTGGCTATACAAAGGTGgtaaaaatattacttTCACTTATCCATCTGTGATAACAAATTTCTGGAGGTTAATCAGAAAGGCCAGCCTATTTATGAATAAAAtaccaaagaaaaaaccATACTATGAAAATGTAATAAAACAGAACTTCAAATACATTTCTCGTTGCACAACAGAAATGTTCAATATCTGTGGCGCACAATCTAATGATCAAGTCTTCAAGATAATATTACAAACCGCATCTCTGGCAGATCAATTAGAATTTGGCGAAATTGCATACGACTTCTTTTCTCAGGCCTTTACTATTTTCGAGGAATGTTTAACTGATTCCACAACccaatttcaagaattaaTTTACATGGCACAAATATTACAGAGGACTAGATCTCTTTATAAAGAAGACTACTATGATTCATTGATCGTTAGATCTACGCTACACGGCTCcaaacttttgaaaaagcaaGATCAATGTCGAGCTGTATATCTATGTTCTCATTTATGGTGGGCAACAGAAATTTCATCTCTTGGAGAAGAGGAAGGGGTCACTGAAGATTTTTTTAGAGACGGTAAAAGAGTACTTGAATGTTTACAAAGATCATTAAGGTCTGCAGACTCAATAATGGATAACGTCCAAAGCTGTGAATTAATGGTGGAGATATTGAATAGATGtctttattatttcattcATGGGGAAGAATATGAAACACACGTTACTGTGAACTACATAAATGGATTAATTGAACTGATCAAGACCAATCTGAAATCATTAAAACTGGGAGAAGAAGCTCAGTTATCGGAACTACGCATCGATGATAATCCCCGTAACGTCACTAAGAACACTTTGGTCAACGGATCAGATGGTAATTATGTTCAAATAGGCGACAACAATATGAACACTACATCTACTGTTCTAAACCCCCAATCCAAATTACTACGTGTCAGCGATTTGATTCAAGTTCCCATCCAACACTTCCACAGGACCTGCAAATATATTGTAAATCAAAGAGATATAGATCCTCGGTTCGAAACTATAGTTGTATAA